The genomic window TCCCATCAAGACCAGATGGACGCGCTGGTAAAAGCCACGCGCAAGGCCATTGCCGATGCCGGCATTGACGGCCATCAGATTGAGGCCATGGCGCTCGACACGACCGGATCCAGCGTCATTCCTGTGGGAGAAAACCTGGAGCCGCTGGATGATTACTACCTTTGGTGCGACCACCGCGCCAAGGAAGAGGCCCGGCAGATTACCGAACTCGCGCACCAGGAAAAGCTTGAGGCCATCGAATGGTGCGGGGGCGTCTATTCCCATGAGTGGGGATTTGCAAAGCTGCTGCACTGGCTCAGGCACAATCCGGAAAAACGCAGCCGCTTTCTTACTGCCCTGGAACATTGCGACATGGTGGCAGCCACGCTTTGCGGTATCACCGATGCGACCCGGGTGAAGCGCAGCGTCTGCGCCATGGGCCACAAGTGGATGTGGAACCCAAAGTGGAACGGTCTGCCGCCGCAGGATTTTCTTTCCAAACTCGATCCACTCTTTGATGGCATCCGCGAAAAGCTTGCGGGCGATTACGAAACATCAGACAAGCTGGCTGGCCGCCTCTCGCCCAAATGGGCCGAGGCCCTCGGCCTCCGTGCCGGAATTCCTATCCCCGTCGGTGCGTTTGACGCGCACTGGGACGCCATCGGCGCTGGCTGCCGCGAGGGGGATGTGGTCAACGTGGTCGGTACCTCGACCTGCATCATTGCCATGCAGAAAAAGGCCAACCTTGTGCCCGGGGTCTGCGGAGTCGTCCCCGGCAGCGTGCATCCGGACTATACCGGCGTGGAGGCCGGACTCTCTGCCACCGGAGACATCTTCGAGGCCATCGCGCGCCGCGCCGGACACAAAGTCTCCGAACTCTCCAAAGGACTCGAAGCCTATCGCGCCGGGCAGACCGGACTGTTGCGCCTGAGCTGGGACAACGGGGACCGCACCGTGCTGGTCAATTCCGAACTGGGTGGGATCACGCTGGGATGGAACCTTGTGCACACGGCCCAGGATGAACTTCATGCAGCCATCGAAGGCACCGCATTCCATACGCGCATTATCCTCGAACGCATGGCGGAATACGGGGTCCCGGTCGACCGCGTGATCAATGCAGGAGGCATTCCGCAGAACAATGCTGTGCTGAACCAGATCTACGCAGATGTTCTGGGTAAACCGGTACTCGTGCCGGCCGGGATCCCGACCAGCCTTGGCTCAGGAATCTTTGCTTTGCTGGCCGCCGGGGCCTTCCCGACCATCGAGGCCGCGCAGGAGAAGATGTGCCTTCCCTACAAAACAGTCGAACCCAACCCGAAGGCACACACCGTCTACAACCGCCTCTTCGCGCTGTACCGCAAGGTCTACTTTGCTTTGGGGCAGCGCAATGCGGAGGCCGCTGCACTGGGCGATGTTCTGCCCGAGTTGCGCCGGATTGCCGCCGAGGTCAGGCGCGAAGGCTAGAAGCCGAGGTCTTTTCTGCTTCCGCCAAGACACCGACGGAGCGCACCATCATGGCCGCGACATAGGCGGCGCCGAACCCATTGTCTATATTCACAACTGCTACGTTAGGGGAGCAGGAATTGAGCATTCCCAGCAGGGCCGTCAGCCCTCCAAAGGCCGCGCCATAGCCCACACTGGTAGGCACGGCAATGACCGGAGCGGCCACCAGCCCGCCCACGACGCTGGGCAGTGCGCCTTCCATTCCCGCACAGACAATTACCACACGCGCTTCGCGCAGCACTTCGCGCTGTGCAAGCAGGCGGTGCAGCCCGGCCACGCCGATGTCATGAACACGCAGGACGCGCAGCCCAAGATATTCCGCCGTGACTGCGGCCTCCTCGGCCACCGGAACATCGCTGGTGCCAGCACACAGCACTGCGATGGGGCCGCCTTCCGGCAGAGTGCCGGACTGGCGCAGACCCACAATCCGCGCCTGCTCATGATACTGCGCCTGCGGCACCAGATCTTTCACTGCGCGACAGGTAGCAATATCGGCGCGCGTAGCGATGACGTCCCCTCCCGCAAGCGACATGCGGGCAAAGATCTCTGACACCTGTGCCGGGGTCTTTCCTGCCGAGTAGATGACCTCCGGCAGGCCAAGACGCAGCGAACGGTGATGATCAATTTTGGCGAAGCCGGCATCTTCATAAGGCAGATGCTTGAGCTTTTCCAGGGCTTCGGATGCCGCCAGATGACCTCGCTCCACTTCCTGAAGCAATTGCAGAATGGCGTCGCGCGTCATGCTTTCACCCTTGTATCAGAGGCCGCCGCCAAGGCCGCCTGCATCACTTGTTTCAAGGGCACATGGTGCTCCTGCGCGGCACGGAGACAGTCCTCATATTCGGGCATCCGGTTCAGGTCTTCGCCATTCCGCGAGGCGACCTTGATACGGATCCGGCCATATTTCGTTTCTGCTTCCATGAACCGCCGCTCCAGTAGGATGCGCTCTTCTTCATGCACGCGAATCCCCAGCGTGGTTGTTTCTGTAAGAAGCAGATTTTCGAGTGCAGGACGTTTGTCAGCGCGGCAAAGGAGCGTCAGAAGGCTGCCCATGCGTCCCTTTTTCATCACCACGGGCGAACACATCACATCAAGCGCACCGGCTTCCAGAGCACGGTCCATCGCATAGGCGATGATCTGCGGAGTGGCATCATCCAGCGCGCATTCGAGGACCGTCACACTCTCTTTTGTCGCTGCGGTGTCTCCGATGCTCAGCCGCAGTACATTCGGAAACCGCTCCGGGTTGCGGGTGCCCGCTCCATAGCCAATCGTGCTTGCCGCAAACGGCGGAACATTCCCAAACTCACAATTAAGCGCCTTCAGCAGAGCGGCCCCGGTAGGCGTGGTCATCTCTTTCTGTGGGCCAGTGGAGAAGGTTGGAACACCTTTGAGCAGCTCGGCCGTTGCGGGCGCGGGAACGGGAAAAGTACCGTGGGCACATTCAACAAAACCGCTGCCCGTGTTCACCGCCGAGGCGTACCACTTGTCTACACCAAGCGACAAAAGCCCCGCTGCCGCACAGACAATGTCGGTGATGGTATCGACCGCGCCCACCTCGTGAAAATGAACGTCCTCGACTTCGACCCCGTGGATTTTTGCTTCCGCCTGCGCCAGAAATGCAAAGGCACGTAGCGACAGGTCGCGGGTCTGCGGAGAAAGCTGTGCGCGCTGAATCAGTTCCTGGACCTGCTTCCAGGTGCGCCCGTGAACGTGAGGATGATGGTCGTGATGTTGCCCCTTGTGAGTGTGCGTGTGGCCTGCTTCGCTCGCGCTGCCCCCGCAGACGGCCGAGATGGCAATTCTGGAGGGGAATGGTCGTGATCATGATGATGATGGTGGTGGTGATGATGAGGATGAGGATGATGCTGGTGCTCCGCAGCCTTGCCCGCTGCATCGATCACGTCCACCTTCGTCGCCGTAATCCCGCTGCGGTCTACGGAAGAAAACCGCAGGGACGCGCCAAGGTCCAGCGCCAGCACGGTCTCTTCGAGCAGGGAGCGGGAAACGCCCGCATCCACAAGAGCACCCAGCAGCATGTCTCCGCTGATTCCGGCGAAACAATCAAGATATCCGATTCGCATAACTTTTTTGAATCCTGAGAGGCCCTGTTCTTTTAACAGTACGGAAGCTGATTGCAGTTTAACTGCCTTCCGCTTTCATCAACGCTTCCAGCGGAAGAATTTCATTCATCGAACCGGAGCGATACCCGTCGCAATCTACCGCAACGTAAGGAAAGCCAGCAGCGCGCACCGCAGCACCCATCTTGCGAAACATCTCCGGGGCAAGCGCTGCCGCCATTTCATTCTCTGCAATCTCAATGCGAGCGATGTTTCCATGATGCCTTACGCGAAAGTTCCGCAGCCCGAGGGCCCGCAGAGACTCCTCGGCATCTTCGACCATGCGCAGCGCTTCCGGAGTGACACGGCGACCGTACTCAATGCGCGAGGAAAGGCAGGCCGATGCAGGCCGGTCCCATACGGCCAATCCAGCTTCGCGCGCCAGCAGGCGGACATCACCTTTGGATAGCCCAGCTTCAGCCAGAGGAGCGGCAACCGAATGCTGCTGGGCCGCGCGCTGGCCAGGCCGAAAGTCTTTTTTGTCGTCGGTATTCAAACCATAAGCGACAGCAGCAAAGCCCAGCTTCCTGCGCTCGACTTCGAGCACCGTAAAAAGCTCGTCTTTGCAGTAGAAGCAGCGGTCTGCCTGATTCACCGCATACTCTTCGCGCTCCAGCTCATGCGTCGAGATGGTGCGCAGGCGAATGCCGTGCTCC from Pseudacidobacterium ailaaui includes these protein-coding regions:
- a CDS encoding ribulokinase produces the protein MSIVAGVDFGTLSVRVTLLDSEKGRLGTAIAEYPLHRKREDPDYATQSHQDQMDALVKATRKAIADAGIDGHQIEAMALDTTGSSVIPVGENLEPLDDYYLWCDHRAKEEARQITELAHQEKLEAIEWCGGVYSHEWGFAKLLHWLRHNPEKRSRFLTALEHCDMVAATLCGITDATRVKRSVCAMGHKWMWNPKWNGLPPQDFLSKLDPLFDGIREKLAGDYETSDKLAGRLSPKWAEALGLRAGIPIPVGAFDAHWDAIGAGCREGDVVNVVGTSTCIIAMQKKANLVPGVCGVVPGSVHPDYTGVEAGLSATGDIFEAIARRAGHKVSELSKGLEAYRAGQTGLLRLSWDNGDRTVLVNSELGGITLGWNLVHTAQDELHAAIEGTAFHTRIILERMAEYGVPVDRVINAGGIPQNNAVLNQIYADVLGKPVLVPAGIPTSLGSGIFALLAAGAFPTIEAAQEKMCLPYKTVEPNPKAHTVYNRLFALYRKVYFALGQRNAEAAALGDVLPELRRIAAEVRREG
- the larB gene encoding nickel pincer cofactor biosynthesis protein LarB, which translates into the protein MTRDAILQLLQEVERGHLAASEALEKLKHLPYEDAGFAKIDHHRSLRLGLPEVIYSAGKTPAQVSEIFARMSLAGGDVIATRADIATCRAVKDLVPQAQYHEQARIVGLRQSGTLPEGGPIAVLCAGTSDVPVAEEAAVTAEYLGLRVLRVHDIGVAGLHRLLAQREVLREARVVIVCAGMEGALPSVVGGLVAAPVIAVPTSVGYGAAFGGLTALLGMLNSCSPNVAVVNIDNGFGAAYVAAMMVRSVGVLAEAEKTSASSLRA
- the larC gene encoding nickel pincer cofactor biosynthesis protein LarC, with translation MIQRAQLSPQTRDLSLRAFAFLAQAEAKIHGVEVEDVHFHEVGAVDTITDIVCAAAGLLSLGVDKWYASAVNTGSGFVECAHGTFPVPAPATAELLKGVPTFSTGPQKEMTTPTGAALLKALNCEFGNVPPFAASTIGYGAGTRNPERFPNVLRLSIGDTAATKESVTVLECALDDATPQIIAYAMDRALEAGALDVMCSPVVMKKGRMGSLLTLLCRADKRPALENLLLTETTTLGIRVHEEERILLERRFMEAETKYGRIRIKVASRNGEDLNRMPEYEDCLRAAQEHHVPLKQVMQAALAAASDTRVKA
- the larC gene encoding nickel insertion protein; its protein translation is MRIGYLDCFAGISGDMLLGALVDAGVSRSLLEETVLALDLGASLRFSSVDRSGITATKVDVIDAAGKAAEHQHHPHPHHHHHHHHHDHDHSPPELPSRPSAGAARAKQATRTLTRGNITTIILTFTGAPGSRSRN
- the larE gene encoding ATP-dependent sacrificial sulfur transferase LarE, whose translation is MELAEKQNRLELRLRELGSLIVAYSGGVDSAYLAYAAHKVLGERMLAVIADSASLPRSHYRDAIAFAQEHGIRLRTISTHELEREEYAVNQADRCFYCKDELFTVLEVERRKLGFAAVAYGLNTDDKKDFRPGQRAAQQHSVAAPLAEAGLSKGDVRLLAREAGLAVWDRPASACLSSRIEYGRRVTPEALRMVEDAEESLRALGLRNFRVRHHGNIARIEIAENEMAAALAPEMFRKMGAAVRAAGFPYVAVDCDGYRSGSMNEILPLEALMKAEGS